One window of Microbacterium sp. Root61 genomic DNA carries:
- a CDS encoding TetR/AcrR family transcriptional regulator — protein MTTAKKPRGPYAAADAMRRAILVAATDVFAESGYRAGSIKTIAERVGITDAGVLHHFGNKSALLAAVLEWRDERISPLLPEPGDSGIATFAGLLRVAEYIPTEPGIARLHCTLLAESTDPSHPAHDFFVERYDRTRGELLHAFHQAAGEGHLKAGVAPELAAAATLALMDGLQLQWLLHPDAVNIRETLAGHFLALVDMPDMPQMA, from the coding sequence ATGACCACCGCCAAGAAGCCGCGGGGCCCCTATGCGGCGGCCGACGCCATGCGGCGCGCGATCCTGGTTGCCGCGACCGATGTGTTCGCCGAGTCCGGCTACCGTGCGGGTTCCATCAAGACCATCGCCGAGCGTGTCGGGATCACGGACGCCGGCGTTCTGCACCATTTCGGCAACAAGAGCGCGCTCCTCGCCGCCGTGCTCGAGTGGCGCGATGAGCGCATCTCACCTCTTCTTCCCGAGCCTGGCGACAGCGGGATTGCAACGTTTGCGGGGCTCCTCCGCGTCGCCGAGTACATACCGACCGAGCCTGGGATTGCCCGACTTCATTGCACGCTTCTCGCCGAGTCGACCGATCCGAGCCACCCTGCGCACGATTTCTTCGTCGAACGCTATGACCGCACTCGAGGGGAGCTTCTCCACGCGTTTCACCAAGCAGCTGGCGAGGGACACCTGAAAGCGGGCGTTGCTCCGGAACTCGCTGCTGCCGCGACCCTCGCACTCATGGACGGCCTTCAGCTCCAGTGGCTGCTGCACCCCGATGCCGTGAACATCAGAGAGACGCTCGCCGGCCATTTCCTCGCACTCGTGGACATGCCGGACATGCCACAAATGGCGTAA